The Luteibacter flocculans genomic interval GAGCGAAGCTGCTGCGCTACCGCGTCATCTGACCATCGCGCCGTTCCCGTCCACCGCGGCGTCGTGTCCATTCGCCGATTTTCCGGCCTTTCCTTCCCGTATCTCGCGACCATCGCCCCGTCCTGGCCCTCGGCCGAGGACGAATCGAGATAGGCCGAATGATCCGGAGAAAGAACCGCATGAAAGTCCTTGCCCTGCCCCTCCTGCTTGCCTGGAGCCTCGTCGCCTCCGGTGCCCATGCCGGCACGCCTCCGTCCAGGGAGCCCACGATGCCCGACATCGCGGCGACGCTTATCGCCCGTCATGTTTCGGCCTCGAAGCCAGCCGAGCTGATCGTGCTCTATCGGCTGCAACTCGCCGCCGAGCGCTATGTCGATGCCGAGACAACCCTCGATCGCCTCACCGCAGCCTATCGGTCCAGCGAGCCCAGGCTGGTTCCCTCGGTCGTGCCCTGGCAGACCTACGCGCGCGCAAAAGCCTACGAGGCGAACGGGAGCGAGGCCTCCGCAGCCTTGCGCCGCGCGTTTTCCGAACTCTATGGTTCCCTTTCCGATACGCAGGCTGTGGACATCGGCCCTTGGTACAAAGTCGATCTCGACGCCATGCGCGCCCATGTGGCGGAGCAGGAGAAGGCCTGCGCCGGAATGCGACTGGAGCATTGTCCTTCCGCTGCGGACCTGATTGCGGCTCGCCAGGGACTCGCCACCTGGACGTATCTGGTGCCTGCCTTGAAGCCGCTGCTCGAGGCCGATACGCAACGCCGGTTCCTGATCGACGACCAGATCCTCATCCCGACACCGGATGGCGCGAAGATCGCCGCGCTCCTCGTGCGCTCGCGCTCCGCCCCATCGATCAAGCTGACCGCCCTGCTGAATTTCACGATCTACGCCAACGACGGTTGGAGCATGGACGACGCCAAGAAAATGGCCGCCCATGGCTATGCCGGCGTGGTCGCCTATACACGAGGCAAGGGGCGCAGTCCCGGTGCCGTAGTGCCCTACGTCCATGATGGCGAAGACGCATCGACGGTGATCGCATGGCTGGCACGCCAACCGTGGAGCGACGGTCGCGTCGGCATGTTCAGCGGCAGCTACAACGGTTTCACCCAATGGGCGGCCGCCAAGCATCATCCGCCGGCGCTAAAGGCGATTGCCACCCACGCCACCAACGCCCCGGGCATCGATACGCCGATGCAAGGCAACGTGTTCCAGAGCTTCATCTATTACTGGCCGTTCTACACAACGAACACCAAGGGCCTCGATAGCGACACCATGAACGATCGCGCGCATTGGGCCGCGCTCCAACGCTACTGGTACGTCAGCGGCAAGCCCTATCGCGACCTGGACAAGATCGACGGCAAGCCCAACCCGATCTTCGATACCTGGCTGCAACACCCGTCCTACGATGCCTACTGGCAGCGCCTGATCCCCTATGGCCGCGAGTTTGCCGACATCGGCATCCCCGTCTTCGTCGAAACCGGCTACTACGATGGCGGCATGGTGGGGGCGTTGTACTACTTCGAGCAACACATCAAGTATCGTCCGACGGCAGACGACCGGATGCTGATCGGCCCTTACCATCACATCGCCATGCAGACCGGCGTGCTGCCCGAGATCGATGGCTACGTCGTCGACAAGGCAGCGCTGCTCGACCTACAAGACGTGCGATTGAAGTGGTTCGAACACGTGTTCCGCGGCGCACCGCTGCCCGACCTGCTCAGCGACCGGGTCAACTTCGAAGTGATGGGCGCGAACACCTGGCGGCACGTGTCCACGCTCGCCGATATGGCCGCAAGCTACCGGCGCCTCTATCTCACTGGCCGTCATGAAGCCGATCGGTTGTTGTTCGACGACACGCCGGACAAGCAGTCCCTTCCACCCGAACTCGTGGTGAATTTCGCCGACCGTAGCGATGCGGATTTCCGTCCGCCAGGGGGCATGCCCGACACGCGCAATGCCCTGGTGTTCGAAACACCGAAGCTGACGAAAGCACTGGAGATCGATGGCTTGTTTCATGGGCAATTTGAAATCGTCACCAACAAGCGCGACTTCGATCTGGCGGTCAACTTCTATGCGTTGATGCCCGACGGCACCTATCTCGATCTGGCCTCTTATCTCGGCCGAGCGAGCTACATGGAAGATCGCACTCGCCGGCACCCGTTGCAGCCAGGCCAGCCGATCACCCTCGCATTCCAGAGCCAGACGGTGACCGCGCGTTTGCTCCCCGCAGGAAGCCGCATCGTGGCGGTGGTCGGCGTACCTAAGATTCCCCAGGTCCAGATCAACTACGGCACGGGCCGCGACGTGAGCACCGAGTCGATAGCCGACGCGGGCGATCCCTTGCGGATTCGCTGGCTGGCCGGCAGCTACTTCGAACTCGGCATGCGGGGAAGCCTCGAATTCTGATCGGCGTCGCCTGCAAATCATCGCCACAGCCCGCCTGTGGGAGCCGCCATGGCGGCGAGGAAAACCTTGCCTCATCGCAACTTGGTCTCGCCGCCGTGGCGGCTCCTACAACGAACGCACGCGCCGATCGGGCGTGATAGGCACGCGCCTCGTTTACTTGCGTGCGGCGGCTCGCGCGGCACGCAATGCCGCCAGCTTCTCGCTCAGCTTCAGTTCGAGGCCCCGATCTACGGGCTCGTAGAACGTCATGCCCACCAGTTCGTCGGGCAGACATTGCTGGTCCAGCGCCACCCCGCCTTGCACGTCGTGGTCGTACTGGTAACCGGTGCCGTAACCCAGACCCTTCATGAGCTTGGTCGGTGCGTTGCGCAGATGCATGGGCACATCGAGGCTGCCCATTTGCTTCACCGTGGCGCGGGCCTTGTTATAGGCCATGTACGCCGCGTTGCTCTTCGGCGAGATAGCCAGCCAGATCGCGAGTTGGGCGAGGCCCAGTTCGCCTTCCGGACTGCCGAGACGCTCGTACGTGTCCCACGCATCCAATGCCATGCGCCACGCGCGCGGCTCGGCCAGGCCCACGTCTTCCACCGCCATGCGGGTCATGCGACGCGCGAGGTAGAGCGGATCGCAACCACCGTCGAGCATGCGGGTGAGCCAGTACACCGCGGCATCGGGATCGGACGAGCGCACAGATTTGTGCAGCGCCGAGATCTGGTCGTAGAACTGCTCGCCGCTCTTGTCGAAGCGACGTGTGCGGTCGGCCAGCACCTGCTCGAGGGTGGCGTCGTCAATGCGTCCGTTTTCGGCAAGTTCCGCCGCGATTTCCAGCAACGTGAGCGCACGGCGCACGTCGCCATCGGCGGCGCTGGCGATGAGCTTCAGCGATGCTTCGTCCACGGACAGGCCCAACTCGCCGAGGCCGCGCTCCTTGTCAGCCAGCGCACGATGCAACGCCGCCACGATGTCGTCGGCGCTCACCGCATCGAGCACGTGCACACGGCAGCGCGACAGCAACGCCGAGTTCAATTCAAACGACGGGTTCTCGGTGGTAGCGCCGACGAAGATGATGACGCCGCGTTCGATGTGGGGCAGGAACGCATCCTGCTGCGCCTTGTTGAAGCGGTGCACCTCGTCCACGAACAAGACGGTACGCCGACCTTGTGCAAACTTGCCTTCGGCTTCCGCAAGCGCCTTGCGTACGTCGGGCAGCCCGCTCATCACTGCGGAAATGGCGCGGAAGTCCGCATCCGCGTAACGGGCCACCAGCAGGGCGAGCGTGGTCTTGCCGCAGCCGGGTGGCCCCCACAGGATCATGGAATGCACCTTGCCCGCCTCCAGCGCGCGGCGCAGCGGCTTGCCCTCGCCCACCACGCGTTGCTGGCCCACGATCTCGTCGAGCGCGCGGGGACGCATGCGCTCGGCAAGGGGCTTCAAGTCATCGGGTTCGGCGAACAGGCCGGGGGACGAAAAGGACATGGGCAGGCAGACAGCGGAAGAACGCGCATTATCGCGCGTTCTTCGTGCAAGCGGCCTCAACGGCTCATTCGGCGCCTGGGCGTGGCTTGCGCAGCAGGCTGGCTGCCATGCCGGCCACGAGGGCGGCGCCCAGCAGCAGCACGATCCAGAGCAGCGGACGCGTCCAGTCGAACGGCGTGGTGCCCTCAACGGCCTTCCGGCCCTCCAGTTCCTTGGCCTCGCCTACCATCGCAGGCGCGGGACGCCAGGCCGGGCCGCCATCGGTGCGCAACGCGGTCATGGCGTCGGCGATGGGCCATGCCAGCCGCCGCGCCGAGCGGCTGCCGACGAGCAGGCGGTAAGGGCCCTGTCCCTCGGGCAGAAAGACAATGCGGTCCGGTCGCCAACCGACGGAAAGCTGCGGCGCTTCGCGCAGCGGCGTCGCCGAATGCAGGCGCAGCAAGTCACGTCGCGCGGCGGGCACGGACAGCGACGGCGACGCCTCGGTGTCGGCACCGGGGGTGACGACGAGCGTGCCGAGCTGCTCGCCGCTCATTTCGCCTTCGACGGCAATGGCGTCGAAACGGGCCACGCTGTCGCTCTTGCCGAGCTTCACCCGTAGCGCGCTCACCGGCAGGGCCGCGGGAAGACGATAGTCGTAATCGACGCCCTGCCCGCTCGACCGCGTATCGGTGGGCGCGACGACGAACCAGCGACGCTTCGCGACATCCTTGCTCGTCGCGTCTTCGACGTTGCCCGACAAGGTTACGGTCGTCGCGCTCGTGCCCCAGGGCGCGTCACCGCGGGACACGCGCACGCGGTAGTAGCGTGCGGGGCTACCGGCAAGCTTCACGACACGCACGTCCACCGCGTCGTCGCCCTTGCCGAGCATCACCACCGATGCATCGCGCACCAGCGGCGTCCAATCCTGCAGGTTGTGGCTCGAGTCGATGTCGATGCCGAGGCTCGCCTCGCGCGGAAACGGCGCGAATTCCAGCCGCTCGGGTGCCACGGGCTGACGCGCATCGATCAACCACTCATGCGGTGCGCCGTCGGCGGGCGCAGCCCCCGGCTCGATGATGATGTCGCCGGTGGTACTGCGCTGAATGCGCGGACCGGCGATGCCATCGGCCGTTGACGGTACCGGCAGCAACGGCGCGTCGAGCGTCACCGGATGCCATCCCGGGGGTGCGGCCACGTACGGCCCTGCGGTGACCTGCCGTCCCTGACCATCGACCACGACGACGTCCGCGAGGCCAGCATCGAGCGTGGCCCATGCGTAAGCGTCCTGCGGCAGCTCCAGCACGTAGGCCTTGGCGCCGGGCTCGATCGCGAGGGGATAAGCGACGGCGAACGACGGTGGTGCTTCCGCACGTGCCGCCGCCACAAACAGGCCAGCGGCCATGAGACAACGACGCCAGTCACGACGCATGCGGAGACTCCGAGGGATCGTTCGCAGCCACCCGTGGCGGCGCGGGAGCGAGATAACCGATGACCGTGCAGAGCAGGCCATAGGCAATGAAGGAAGCGATGCCGAACAGGTTGCCCAGGTGGCCGCGATCCACGAGCAGCAGTTTCAACAGGACCAGCGCCATGGTGGCCGCACCGGCCAGCCACAGCAGTCGCTGTCCACGCCGCGAGCCGAGCACCCACGCCACTACGCCGATCGCGCTCCACACCACGGTGAGCGACAGCTCCGCCAGGCTCGAGCGCGGCATGTAGTCGTTCCACGGCACGCCACCCAGGTGATGCACCGCACGCAGGGTCATGCTTGTGGCGATCACGAAGAACATCGCCGCAAGCACGGCTGGCCGCCATGTACGAACGCGGTCCGGCACCAGGCGATCAGACATCGCACGTGCGGCAAACGCCAACACGGCAAGCAGCAGCAGGTCCAGCGGATTGAGTACAGGCAGGAATGGCAAGGGCTTCGGATTGCCTGCAGAACTCAGTG includes:
- a CDS encoding replication-associated recombination protein A — encoded protein: MSFSSPGLFAEPDDLKPLAERMRPRALDEIVGQQRVVGEGKPLRRALEAGKVHSMILWGPPGCGKTTLALLVARYADADFRAISAVMSGLPDVRKALAEAEGKFAQGRRTVLFVDEVHRFNKAQQDAFLPHIERGVIIFVGATTENPSFELNSALLSRCRVHVLDAVSADDIVAALHRALADKERGLGELGLSVDEASLKLIASAADGDVRRALTLLEIAAELAENGRIDDATLEQVLADRTRRFDKSGEQFYDQISALHKSVRSSDPDAAVYWLTRMLDGGCDPLYLARRMTRMAVEDVGLAEPRAWRMALDAWDTYERLGSPEGELGLAQLAIWLAISPKSNAAYMAYNKARATVKQMGSLDVPMHLRNAPTKLMKGLGYGTGYQYDHDVQGGVALDQQCLPDELVGMTFYEPVDRGLELKLSEKLAALRAARAAARK
- a CDS encoding CocE/NonD family hydrolase encodes the protein MKVLALPLLLAWSLVASGAHAGTPPSREPTMPDIAATLIARHVSASKPAELIVLYRLQLAAERYVDAETTLDRLTAAYRSSEPRLVPSVVPWQTYARAKAYEANGSEASAALRRAFSELYGSLSDTQAVDIGPWYKVDLDAMRAHVAEQEKACAGMRLEHCPSAADLIAARQGLATWTYLVPALKPLLEADTQRRFLIDDQILIPTPDGAKIAALLVRSRSAPSIKLTALLNFTIYANDGWSMDDAKKMAAHGYAGVVAYTRGKGRSPGAVVPYVHDGEDASTVIAWLARQPWSDGRVGMFSGSYNGFTQWAAAKHHPPALKAIATHATNAPGIDTPMQGNVFQSFIYYWPFYTTNTKGLDSDTMNDRAHWAALQRYWYVSGKPYRDLDKIDGKPNPIFDTWLQHPSYDAYWQRLIPYGREFADIGIPVFVETGYYDGGMVGALYYFEQHIKYRPTADDRMLIGPYHHIAMQTGVLPEIDGYVVDKAALLDLQDVRLKWFEHVFRGAPLPDLLSDRVNFEVMGANTWRHVSTLADMAASYRRLYLTGRHEADRLLFDDTPDKQSLPPELVVNFADRSDADFRPPGGMPDTRNALVFETPKLTKALEIDGLFHGQFEIVTNKRDFDLAVNFYALMPDGTYLDLASYLGRASYMEDRTRRHPLQPGQPITLAFQSQTVTARLLPAGSRIVAVVGVPKIPQVQINYGTGRDVSTESIADAGDPLRIRWLAGSYFELGMRGSLEF
- a CDS encoding DUF3999 family protein, translating into MRRDWRRCLMAAGLFVAAARAEAPPSFAVAYPLAIEPGAKAYVLELPQDAYAWATLDAGLADVVVVDGQGRQVTAGPYVAAPPGWHPVTLDAPLLPVPSTADGIAGPRIQRSTTGDIIIEPGAAPADGAPHEWLIDARQPVAPERLEFAPFPREASLGIDIDSSHNLQDWTPLVRDASVVMLGKGDDAVDVRVVKLAGSPARYYRVRVSRGDAPWGTSATTVTLSGNVEDATSKDVAKRRWFVVAPTDTRSSGQGVDYDYRLPAALPVSALRVKLGKSDSVARFDAIAVEGEMSGEQLGTLVVTPGADTEASPSLSVPAARRDLLRLHSATPLREAPQLSVGWRPDRIVFLPEGQGPYRLLVGSRSARRLAWPIADAMTALRTDGGPAWRPAPAMVGEAKELEGRKAVEGTTPFDWTRPLLWIVLLLGAALVAGMAASLLRKPRPGAE